The following proteins are encoded in a genomic region of Periophthalmus magnuspinnatus isolate fPerMag1 chromosome 10, fPerMag1.2.pri, whole genome shotgun sequence:
- the LOC117377389 gene encoding LOW QUALITY PROTEIN: transforming growth factor beta activator LRRC32-like (The sequence of the model RefSeq protein was modified relative to this genomic sequence to represent the inferred CDS: inserted 2 bases in 1 codon), with translation MSNVPFNCKEKSWSNRNLSSVPPNLEVGLRRLDLSNNYIRRLDALALPYLEQLDVSSNQLHLISGDFSQNLARLEELNLSRNRLNNNVNGNGRALQSVNKLKILDVSLNRLGNEAVELYLQNKNTLDHLKMSGNVLRRLSRNMFEDCKNLKSISIDNNLISVIEHGTFESLRQLEKLNLAQNNLANICDFKLYNLKYLNLSRNSIVFFVTHENDIPYRLETLDLSFNKLLYFPIVPKLNHLRYLYLQQNNIGAMISEDKMVTEDNALYNEIVHGTRAEMNKNYLHYNWRIMPLMYIDLSYNHFQTFPVETLSLLSSLETLNFSHNCVDNISWNIRNESESGFNRPIFYSSLKRLDLQSNNLVYISPRFVETLSQIESLNLQDNSVQPCSNEADYPSSSRQTNEAPSCVSFTPLRTLKHLNLRENNITILYNSTFERINLISLNLGNNPRMTIQNGALESSQKTLKSLTLSELNISEIVLPCMSVLTQLNLSNNVLNIFPSNITCSPLVEMDISNNMFHYLDESVVYALAKHVKSLYVSGNPFKCCENTWLTGLNELEXQMKEYLTNYTMYCGALNKSLQNHNFGQLLIVIVFVVVLFTAVYVFCRNMCSLYSIV, from the exons ATGAGTAATGTTCCTTTTAATTGTAAGGAAAAGTCCTGGAGCAACCGCAATCTCTCCTCCGTCCCTCCAAATTTGGAAGTGGGACTGAGAAGACTGGACCTGTCCAATAACTACATCAGACGGTTGGACGCGCTCGCCTTGCCATACTTGGAGCAGCTGGACGTGAGCTCCAATCAGCTGCATCTCATCTCGGGGGACTTTTCCCAAAACCTGGCTCGACTTGAAGAGTTGAACTTGTCCCGGAACAGGCTGAACAACAACGTCAACGGTAATGGCAGGGCTTTGCAGTCCGTCAACAAACTCAAGATTTTGGACGTGTCTTTGAATCGTTTGGGGAATGAGGCAGTGGAATTGTacctacaaaacaaaaatactcttGATCACCTTAAGATGAGCGGGAATGTTTTGCGGCGGCTTTCACGCAACATGTTTGAAGACTGTAAAAACCTGAAGAGTATTTCTATTGACAACAACTTGATATCAGTTATAGAACACGGGACGTTCGAGTCACTGCGACAACTCGAAAAACTAAACCTGGCTCAAAATAACCTGGCTAACATTTGcgattttaaactgtataatcTTAAATATCTCAATCTGAGTCGAAATTCTATTGTGTTCTTTGTCACACACGAAAATGACATCCCGTACAGACTTGAAACACTGGATTTGAGCTTCAACAAACTCCTCTATTTCCCGATTGTGCCAAAACTAAACCACCTGAGGTATTTGTACTTGCAGCAAAACAATATAGGTGCTATGATTTCAGAGGACAAAATGGTGACAGAAGATAACGCGCTTTATAATGAGATCGTGCATGGGACTCGCgcagaaatgaataaaaattacCTTCATTATAACTGGAGAATAATGCCGCTGATGTACATCGATCTGAGCTACAACCATTTTCAGACTTTTCCAGTAGAAACTTTAAGCCTTCTCTCGAGCTTGGAGACTCTTAACTTTAGTCATAATTGCGTTGACAACATTAGCTGGAATATCAGGAACGAAAGCGAAAGCGGATTCAACAGACCGATTTTCTATTCATCACTGAAGCGTCTCGACCTCCAAAGCAACAATCTGGTGTACATATCTCCGCGCTTTGTCGAGACTCTTTCGCAAATCGAGAGTTTGAATCTGCAAGACAATTCAGTCCAACCTTGTTCCAACGAAGCCGACTACCCATCATCCTCCAGACAAACAAACGAAGCTCCATCCTGCGTTTCATTTACACCGTTAAGGACTCTGAAACATCTCAACCTGCGAGAAAACAACATCACGATATTGTACAATTCCACTTTTGAAAGAATCAATTTAATTTCTCTTAATCTCGGAAACAATCCCCGCATGACGATCCAAAACGGGGCGCTGGAATCGTCGCAGAAAACACTTAAATCTCTAACGCTCAGTGAACTCAACATCTCTGAAATAGTTTTGCCCTGTATGTCCGTTTTAACTCAACTCAACTTATCAAACAACGTCTTAAACATCTTTCCGAGCAACATAACCTGCTCACCTCTTGTAGAAATGGACATAAGTAACAACATGTTTCACTATTTGGATGAGTCGGTGGTTTACGCTTTAGCTAAACACGTCAAAAGTCTGTATGTTAGCGGTAATCCGTTTAAATGTTGTGAGAATACGTGGCTGACTGGGCTGAATGAATTAGA TCAGATGAAAGAGTATCTTACAAATTATACAATGTACTGTGGTGCTCTGAACAAAAGCCTACAAAATCATAACTTTGGGCAGTTGTTGattgtaattgtatttgtaGTTGTATTGTTCACAgctgtttatgtattttgtagAAACATGTGCTCACTGTACTCCATTGTGTGA
- the eda gene encoding ectodysplasin-A isoform X1: protein MACYGEDFPGKVMPTSADPCTCNKKCSSSTSSSTSSSSSSSSSSSSSRSSSSVVFLGLFLLSLSLHAVTLVCYLDLRSEVKREIVHQKRDSMLTAEEETDLRDPAEEFALVHPPLDTGLVRQEQRKLRHRNGDFLEKGDHREITQRTKRSPGKQLDSESTGKEKRREKKKGRKRPVPGPPGPPGPPGPQGPPGIPGIPGFPGSNVMGPAGPPGPPGPQGPPGAQGPAGIPDSRSKTKEFQPAVVHLQGQETTIQVREDLSEGILRNWKMVSIHHRVFKMHSRSGELEVLLDGVYFIYSQVEVYYLNFTDIASYEVMVDSNPFLRCTCSIETGQRKFNTCYTAGVSLLRAGQRISIRIVYEDTLISMTNHTTFLGSVRLGEAPSSGQN from the exons ATGGCGTGTTATGGAGAGGATTTCCCGGGAAAAGTGATGCCCACCAGCGCGGACCCATGCACGTGTAACAAGAAGTGCAGTagcagtaccagtagtagtaccagtagtagtagtagtagtagtagtagtagtagtagtagtaggagcagcagcagtgtcGTCTTCCTGGGATTATTTCTGCTGTCGCTGTCTCTGCACGCTGTCACTCTCGTCTGCTACTTGGACTTGCGGTCTGAAGTCAAAAGGGAAATAGTTCATCAGAAGAGGGACTCCATGTTGACAGCTGAGGAGGAGACTGACCTGCGTGACCCCGCGGAGGAGTTTGCGCTCGTGCACCCGCCACTGGACACCGGGCTCGTGCGTCAGGAGCAG agaaagttgcGGCATCGAAATGGTGACTTCCTTGAAAAAGGTGACCACAGAGAAATAACACAGCGGACAAAAAGAAGTCCGGGAAAGCAGTTAGACTCAG AGTCAACGGGGAAAGAAAAgcgaagagaaaagaaaaaag GGAGAAAGAGGCCTGTGCCGGGGCCCCCTGGTCCTCCCGGCCCCCCTGGCCCTCAGGGGCCCCCGGGCATCCCTGGGATCCCTGGGTTTCCAGGAAGTAACGTGATGGGGCCAGCGGGACCTCCTGGGCCTCCAGGACCACAGGGACCTCCGGGCGCACAAGGCccagcag ggatTCCAGATTCCAGGTCCAAAACAAAAGAGTTCCAG CCTGCAGTGGTTCATTTGCAAGGGCAGGAAACAACAATTCAAGTGAGAGAAG ATCTCTCTGAAGGCATCCTCAGAAACTGGAAGATGGTGTCCATTCATCACCGCGTGTTCAAAATGCACTCTCGCTCTGGAGAGCTGGAGGTGCTGCTGGACGGGGTCTACTTCATTTATAGTCAGGTAGAA GTGTACTACCTCAATTTCACTGATATCGCCAGCTACGAGGTGATGGTGGACTCCAACCCTTTTCTACGCTGCACCTGCAGCATCGAAACAGGCCAGCGCAAGTTCAACACCTGCTACACGGCCGGAGTTAGCCTGCTGCGCGCTGGTCAGAGAATATCCATACGTATTGTCTATGAGGACACACTTATCAGTATGACCAACCACACAACATTCTTGGGAAGTGTCAGACTGGGCGAAGCGCCATCTTCTGGACAGAACTGA
- the eda gene encoding ectodysplasin-A isoform X2, with translation MACYGEDFPGKVMPTSADPCTCNKKCSSSTSSSTSSSSSSSSSSSSSRSSSSVVFLGLFLLSLSLHAVTLVCYLDLRSEVKREIVHQKRDSMLTAEEETDLRDPAEEFALVHPPLDTGLVRQEQRKLRHRNGDFLEKGDHREITQRTKRSPGKQLDSESTGKEKRREKKKGRKRPVPGPPGPPGPPGPQGPPGIPGIPGFPGSNVMGPAGPPGPPGPQGPPGAQGPAGIPDSRSKTKEFQPAVVHLQGQETTIQVREDLSEGILRNWKMVSIHHRVFKMHSRSGELEVLLDGVYFIYSQVYYLNFTDIASYEVMVDSNPFLRCTCSIETGQRKFNTCYTAGVSLLRAGQRISIRIVYEDTLISMTNHTTFLGSVRLGEAPSSGQN, from the exons ATGGCGTGTTATGGAGAGGATTTCCCGGGAAAAGTGATGCCCACCAGCGCGGACCCATGCACGTGTAACAAGAAGTGCAGTagcagtaccagtagtagtaccagtagtagtagtagtagtagtagtagtagtagtagtagtaggagcagcagcagtgtcGTCTTCCTGGGATTATTTCTGCTGTCGCTGTCTCTGCACGCTGTCACTCTCGTCTGCTACTTGGACTTGCGGTCTGAAGTCAAAAGGGAAATAGTTCATCAGAAGAGGGACTCCATGTTGACAGCTGAGGAGGAGACTGACCTGCGTGACCCCGCGGAGGAGTTTGCGCTCGTGCACCCGCCACTGGACACCGGGCTCGTGCGTCAGGAGCAG agaaagttgcGGCATCGAAATGGTGACTTCCTTGAAAAAGGTGACCACAGAGAAATAACACAGCGGACAAAAAGAAGTCCGGGAAAGCAGTTAGACTCAG AGTCAACGGGGAAAGAAAAgcgaagagaaaagaaaaaag GGAGAAAGAGGCCTGTGCCGGGGCCCCCTGGTCCTCCCGGCCCCCCTGGCCCTCAGGGGCCCCCGGGCATCCCTGGGATCCCTGGGTTTCCAGGAAGTAACGTGATGGGGCCAGCGGGACCTCCTGGGCCTCCAGGACCACAGGGACCTCCGGGCGCACAAGGCccagcag ggatTCCAGATTCCAGGTCCAAAACAAAAGAGTTCCAG CCTGCAGTGGTTCATTTGCAAGGGCAGGAAACAACAATTCAAGTGAGAGAAG ATCTCTCTGAAGGCATCCTCAGAAACTGGAAGATGGTGTCCATTCATCACCGCGTGTTCAAAATGCACTCTCGCTCTGGAGAGCTGGAGGTGCTGCTGGACGGGGTCTACTTCATTTATAGTCAG GTGTACTACCTCAATTTCACTGATATCGCCAGCTACGAGGTGATGGTGGACTCCAACCCTTTTCTACGCTGCACCTGCAGCATCGAAACAGGCCAGCGCAAGTTCAACACCTGCTACACGGCCGGAGTTAGCCTGCTGCGCGCTGGTCAGAGAATATCCATACGTATTGTCTATGAGGACACACTTATCAGTATGACCAACCACACAACATTCTTGGGAAGTGTCAGACTGGGCGAAGCGCCATCTTCTGGACAGAACTGA